The genome window atttactcatttaccttaaaaatctgTCTTCTTGGCCATATATATCTGCAGGCCTTATGATGGTGGCCTCAGGGAACTCCTCTAAGACAGCTTGTTCCCCTCTCCATTTACTAGCCAAAAACTTTGACCCCTTCTTTAGGATAACTCTTTCTGGCGATCGTGCAGCGTTCAACGACGACAAATGAATGAATCTCTCGACACCTGATCTCTTAGCCACTTTGGCTAAAAGGCGTGCCCCTTTAACATGAACATcgtcaaaattgaaatttctggTTTCCCAGTCCCGCCCGACTAAATTAACGACGACGTTTGAATAACGTAAAACCTTTTCTATGGACTCTTCATCCCGCAACTCGTATGGATGAAAATATACTTGTCCTAAATCACCGCAAAGTTTTAGTGGCCTAACATCATAGGCATCTCCTCGATATGGTAAAATCAactgtgacattttttaaatggtaaacGAATCGAGTATATTTTATTGGAATCGTCACCTGTGTTCCAACTTTGCCTAATCTGTTGCAAACATAGCGTCCAACAAATCCTGTACATCCGAAGACTGTTGCTACAATACCGTTGAAACTGGAACGGCCGCCTGTACCCCTTTTTAGGGCTGCCAAGTTATAAGCGTTGTTCTCGGTGCTGTAGTTTGCCGCTCTAATATAAGCGATTCCTATTATTCCAGTTTGTTGCTCTGAAATTATGCAAAaaaggtttgaggttatgttatgtaATAAATGGCTCAGAGACAAAACAGCAAAAATGCCACATTTGCAGATATTTGTTTCGGTCGACGTTGAAATATTGATGCTTACCCAAAtacgttttttaaaatgtaataatacTTACTCAATAACTGAGCACCTGTAAATATTACAGCCGCCATTTTTCCACTActatttgacaatttgacatttattaaatttgaggTAGATCGGTTGATCTTGATCGTTGACTTGACATTTTAATTACAGGTGGACACTATTcagaaatacattttcaataattagaAACAAGATTTTGATTtgtgcaataataaaatcttaacACTAATACTAATAGAAATTGtccctttttttcttaaaaaaaaatta of Tenebrio molitor chromosome 6, icTenMoli1.1, whole genome shotgun sequence contains these proteins:
- the ND-39 gene encoding NADH dehydrogenase [ubiquinone] 1 alpha subcomplex subunit 9, mitochondrial: MAAVIFTGAQLLKQQTGIIGIAYIRAANYSTENNAYNLAALKRGTGGRSSFNGIVATVFGCTGFVGRYVCNRLGKVGTQLILPYRGDAYDVRPLKLCGDLGQVYFHPYELRDEESIEKVLRYSNVVVNLVGRDWETRNFNFDDVHVKGARLLAKVAKRSGVERFIHLSSLNAARSPERVILKKGSKFLASKWRGEQAVLEEFPEATIIRPADIYGQEDRFLRYYAGLWRRQGQWLPLWKKGEETIKQPIHVSDVAAGVVAAIKDQDSCGKIYQAVGPKRYYLSELVDWFYRIMRKDENWGYWRYDMRYDPIFQLRVTMTEKGRIGFPIGNLHWERVEREHVTDKVYREIPTLEDLGVNLTEMEEQVPWELKPWTYGLYQGHDVDEPYTAPAPPRVAV